The following coding sequences are from one Biomphalaria glabrata chromosome 8, xgBioGlab47.1, whole genome shotgun sequence window:
- the LOC106070063 gene encoding ankyrin-3-like — translation MGKDNAFEELEKIVKRLVHEGANVSVVDTAGNTPLMAACETDGAESILKFLSSAGEMTHRINSGGESVLHLAVRSNCIEHVLAVTCESHVDVNLQNVMGTTPLMIAAMNKNKDIVEYLLHQGAAVNTRDHGGNTCLIHAVKSCSNDVEYIRMLLDAGADPNIENETGFCPLTLAAADLNDKVLGLLLETSCALEEDRKERALGLLLAGNGVTQNTRSCVSMLLKRNTSSSKINPSLIHKFTTDGHTELVRQLIINGTPPADVSRDDPRVLCYCWPVDSASPMCAALLANQLCLAQTFAELWFFTPSDFSLASNARLKEHLSRNGYSECVDLLLGMSSHIMSLRVLCFTSVSAAVGHGSHRAKTIQSLQVPDLVKNMLLFKDETNLKDVQCNTIISPAQH, via the coding sequence ATGGGGAAAGATAATGCCTTTGAAGAACTGGAGAAGATCGTCAAGAGACTTGTCCACGAAGGAGCGAATGTGTCAGTGGTTGATACAGCAGGGAACACACCCTTAATGGCAGCGTGCGAAACGGACGGTGCCGAATCAATTCTCAAATTTCTGTCTAGTGCAGGCGAAATGACGCATCGAATCAATTCTGGCGGCGAATCCGTTCTGCATTTAGCAGTAAGAAGCAACTGTATCGAGCACGTCCTAGCTGTCACGTGTGAAAGCCACGTAGATGTGAACTTGCAGAACGTTATGGGCACGACACCCTTGATGATAGCCGCCATGAACAAGAACAAAGACATAGTTGAGTATCTATTACACCAAGGCGCTGCCGTCAACACCAGGGACCACGGAGGTAACACCTGTTTGATACATGCAGTGAAATCCTGTTCAAATGACGTAGAGTATATTCGGATGTTACTTGACGCAGGTGCTGATCCAAACATAGAGAATGAGACAGGCTTTTGTCCACTGACTCTGGCTGCTGCAGATCTCAACGACAAAGTACTAGGTCTGCTCCTGGAGACTTCGTGTGCACTGGAAGAAGACCGGAAAGAAAGGGCCTTAGGGCTACTACTGGCAGGAAATGGCGTAACACAAAACACCAGATCTTGTGTTTCCATGTTACTGAAACGCAACACCAGCTCGTCTAAGATTAACCCGAGCCTCATTCACAAGTTCACAACTGATGGCCACACAGAACTGGTAAGACAACTTATAATCAACGGAACACCCCCAGCAGACGTGAGCCGAGATGATCCCAGAGTTCTATGCTACTGCTGGCCGGTTGATTCCGCTTCTCCAATGTGTGCAGCTCTTCTTGCAAATCAACTCTGCCTGGCCCAGACCTTCGCAGAGCTGTGGTTTTTCACACCATCAGACTTCAGCCTGGCCAGCAATGCTCGGCTCAAAGAACATCTCTCAAGGAATGGCTACTCTGAGTGCGTTGATCTCTTGCTGGGTATGTCCAGCCACATTATGTCCCTCAGAGTATTGTGCTTCACGTCTGTCAGCGCTGCAGTAGGACATGGCAGTCACAGAGCCAAAACCATCCAATCACTGCAAGTACCGGACTTAGTGAAAAACATGCtcttgtttaaagatgaaacaAATCTTAAAGACGTGCAGTGTAATACAATTATCTCTCCCGCTCAACACTAg